One window from the genome of Diospyros lotus cultivar Yz01 chromosome 11, ASM1463336v1, whole genome shotgun sequence encodes:
- the LOC127813662 gene encoding cellulose synthase-like protein G3 isoform X2, with amino-acid sequence MQNVGERSDHRPVVQSTDMEEYATAKQPPLLHTLTPSRLTLANRAFALVYTCAILAVLCRHAAAALGSATYLSLVTSATFFIADLVLGFLWFSAQSFRFRPVHRRAFPENLEKVVKRRDFPALDIFICTADPYKEPPMTVVNTALSVMAYDYPPEKISVYVSDDGGSQLTLFAFMEAARFASHWIPFCRKKEIVERCPEAFFGSNNSQSSETEQIKVLLEAREDRDITGQSMPNLVYVSREKSKMSSHHFKAGALNALIMLCFFCDPKIKPNLGYVQFPQHFHGIDKHDIYANQFKRFEINATGLDGLVGPDYSGSGCFFCRRVFFGGPLSFVGPEIPELKPDHMVDKPIKAQPIMALGHHVASCKYEEQTNCNWGAKLGFRYGSLVEDYYTSFRLHCEGWKSAYCNPNRPVFIGDAPITLVDALNQTKRWDVGLLEVSISKYNPLTFGVKSMGLLTGLCYTYYAFLPILSIPITIYAFLPQFTLLNGISIFPEVSNKWFIVYVFLFMGAYGQDCLDFMLAEETFQKWWSDQRMWMLRGVTTHLFGSIEFASKHLGIATQGFSITSKVEDNEQRKRYDQGTFEFGVHSPMFVSLAVVAIINFTAFFGGSIKVFLTGTGNANQLFVQMFIAGFVVVNCWPVYDAMVLRTDKGRIPAKTTIISICLSLTFYVVASFMLNHPLLS; translated from the exons ATGCAAAACGTTGGAGAGAGATCAGATCATCGCCCAGTGGTGCAGAGCACAGACATGGAGGAATATGCCACAGCCAAACAGCCCCCCCTTCTTCACACGCTCACGCCCTCCCGCCTCACGCTTGCCAACCGTGCGTTCGCACTGGTTTACACGTGCGCCATCCTCGCCGTGCTCTGCCGCCATGCAGCGGCCGCCCTGGGCTCCGCCACCTATCTCTCCTTGGTCACCTCCGCTACCTTCTTCATCGCCGACTTGGTTCTAGGGTTCTTGTGGTTCTCCGCGCAGTCCTTCCGCTTCCGCCCGGTCCACCGCCGCGCCTTCCCGGAAAACCTGGAGAAAGTGGTGAAGAGACGGGATTTTCCGGCGCTGGACATCTTCATATGCACGGCGGACCCCTACAAGGAGCCGCCGATGACCGTGGTGAACACTGCCCTGTCGGTGATGGCTTACGATTATCCGCCGGAGAAGATTTCGGTGTATGTTTCGGACGACGGCGGCTCCCAGCTGACTCTGTTTGCGTTCATGGAGGCCGCCAGGTTTGCAAGCCATTGGATACCCTTTTGCAGGAAGAAGGAGATTGTGGAGAGATGCCCAGAAGCTTTTTTCGGATCAAATAACAGTCAATCCTCGGAGACTGAACAAATTAAG GTGTTGTTGGAGGCCAGGGAAGACAGAGACATAACagggcaatccatgccaaatttGGTGTATGTGTCCAGAGAGAAGAGCAAAATGTCTTCCCATCACTTTAAGGCTGGAGCCCTTAATGCCCTG ATTATGCTATGTTTCTTTTGTGATCCCAAAATCAAGCCCAATTTAGGGTATGTTCAGTTCCCTCAACACTTCCATGGGATTGACAAGCATGATATCTATGCCAATCAGTTTAAACGTTTTGAAATTAATGCAACCGGACTCGATGGGCTAGTAGGCCCAGACTATTCTGGATCCGGGTGTTTTTTCTGTCGTCGAGTTTTCTTTGGGGGCCCATTGTCTTTTGTGGGCCCTGAGATCCCCGAGCTTAAGCCAGACCATATGGTGGACAAGCCCATCAAGGCCCAACCAATAATGGCATTGGGACACCATGTAGCAAGCTGCAAATACGAAGAGCAAACCAACTGCAACTGGGGGGCTAAG TTGGGCTTCAGATATGGGTCCTTGGTTGAGGACTATTATACTAGCTTTCGGTTACATTGTGAGGGATGGAAGTCTGCATATTGCAATCCTAACAGGCCTGTATTTATTGGCGACGCTCCTATCACACTAGTTGACGCATTAAACCAAACCAAGAGATGGGATGTGGGCCTCCTCGAGGTTTCCATATCCAAATACAACCCATTAACTTTTGGGGTCAAGAGTATGGGGCTACTAACGGGCCTTTGCTATACCTACTATGCTTTTTTGCCAATTTTATCAATTCCAATCACCATATATGCATTTTTGCCTCAATTCACCCTTCTCAACGGAATCTCCATCTTCCCAGAG GTCTCGAATAAATGGTTCATCGTGTATGTTTTTCTATTTATGGGGGCTTATGGACAAGATTGTTTGGACTTCATGTTAGCTGAAGAGACCTTTCAGAAGTGGTGGAGTGACCAACGGATGTGGATGTTGAGGGGGGTGACAACCCATCTTTTCGGGTCAATTGAGTTTGCCTCCAAGCACCTAGGCATAGCTACACAAGGGTTTAGCATAACTAGCAAAGTGGAAGATAATGAACAAAGAAAGAGGTATGATCAAGGCACCTTTGAGTTTGGAGTCCATTCGCCTATGTTTGTATCGCTCGCAGTGGTTGCAATCATCAACTTCACGGCTTTCTTTGGAGGGTCGATTAAAGTATTTCTCACAGGTACTGGTAACGCAAACCAATTGTTTGTTCAAATGTTCATTGCTGGCTTTGTGGTTGTTAACTGTTGGCCAGTGTATGATGCCATGGTGTTGAGGACTGATAAAGGGAGGATACCTGCCAAAACCACCATCATTTCCATATGTTTGTCTTTGACTTTTTATGTAGTGGCTTCTTTTATGCTCAACCATCCTTTACTTagttga
- the LOC127813662 gene encoding cellulose synthase-like protein G3 isoform X1: MQNVGERSDHRPVVQSTDMEEYATAKQPPLLHTLTPSRLTLANRAFALVYTCAILAVLCRHAAAALGSATYLSLVTSATFFIADLVLGFLWFSAQSFRFRPVHRRAFPENLEKVVKRRDFPALDIFICTADPYKEPPMTVVNTALSVMAYDYPPEKISVYVSDDGGSQLTLFAFMEAARFASHWIPFCRKKEIVERCPEAFFGSNNSQSSETEQIKVLLEAREDRDITGQSMPNLVYVSREKSKMSSHHFKAGALNALLRVSAIMTNAPIILTLDCDMYSNDSKTLQIMLCFFCDPKIKPNLGYVQFPQHFHGIDKHDIYANQFKRFEINATGLDGLVGPDYSGSGCFFCRRVFFGGPLSFVGPEIPELKPDHMVDKPIKAQPIMALGHHVASCKYEEQTNCNWGAKLGFRYGSLVEDYYTSFRLHCEGWKSAYCNPNRPVFIGDAPITLVDALNQTKRWDVGLLEVSISKYNPLTFGVKSMGLLTGLCYTYYAFLPILSIPITIYAFLPQFTLLNGISIFPEVSNKWFIVYVFLFMGAYGQDCLDFMLAEETFQKWWSDQRMWMLRGVTTHLFGSIEFASKHLGIATQGFSITSKVEDNEQRKRYDQGTFEFGVHSPMFVSLAVVAIINFTAFFGGSIKVFLTGTGNANQLFVQMFIAGFVVVNCWPVYDAMVLRTDKGRIPAKTTIISICLSLTFYVVASFMLNHPLLS; this comes from the exons ATGCAAAACGTTGGAGAGAGATCAGATCATCGCCCAGTGGTGCAGAGCACAGACATGGAGGAATATGCCACAGCCAAACAGCCCCCCCTTCTTCACACGCTCACGCCCTCCCGCCTCACGCTTGCCAACCGTGCGTTCGCACTGGTTTACACGTGCGCCATCCTCGCCGTGCTCTGCCGCCATGCAGCGGCCGCCCTGGGCTCCGCCACCTATCTCTCCTTGGTCACCTCCGCTACCTTCTTCATCGCCGACTTGGTTCTAGGGTTCTTGTGGTTCTCCGCGCAGTCCTTCCGCTTCCGCCCGGTCCACCGCCGCGCCTTCCCGGAAAACCTGGAGAAAGTGGTGAAGAGACGGGATTTTCCGGCGCTGGACATCTTCATATGCACGGCGGACCCCTACAAGGAGCCGCCGATGACCGTGGTGAACACTGCCCTGTCGGTGATGGCTTACGATTATCCGCCGGAGAAGATTTCGGTGTATGTTTCGGACGACGGCGGCTCCCAGCTGACTCTGTTTGCGTTCATGGAGGCCGCCAGGTTTGCAAGCCATTGGATACCCTTTTGCAGGAAGAAGGAGATTGTGGAGAGATGCCCAGAAGCTTTTTTCGGATCAAATAACAGTCAATCCTCGGAGACTGAACAAATTAAG GTGTTGTTGGAGGCCAGGGAAGACAGAGACATAACagggcaatccatgccaaatttGGTGTATGTGTCCAGAGAGAAGAGCAAAATGTCTTCCCATCACTTTAAGGCTGGAGCCCTTAATGCCCTG CTTCGAGTGTCAGCTATTATGACAAATGCACCCATAATATTGACTCTGGATTGTGACATGTACTCTAATGACTCTAAAACACTCCAGATTATGCTATGTTTCTTTTGTGATCCCAAAATCAAGCCCAATTTAGGGTATGTTCAGTTCCCTCAACACTTCCATGGGATTGACAAGCATGATATCTATGCCAATCAGTTTAAACGTTTTGAAATTAATGCAACCGGACTCGATGGGCTAGTAGGCCCAGACTATTCTGGATCCGGGTGTTTTTTCTGTCGTCGAGTTTTCTTTGGGGGCCCATTGTCTTTTGTGGGCCCTGAGATCCCCGAGCTTAAGCCAGACCATATGGTGGACAAGCCCATCAAGGCCCAACCAATAATGGCATTGGGACACCATGTAGCAAGCTGCAAATACGAAGAGCAAACCAACTGCAACTGGGGGGCTAAG TTGGGCTTCAGATATGGGTCCTTGGTTGAGGACTATTATACTAGCTTTCGGTTACATTGTGAGGGATGGAAGTCTGCATATTGCAATCCTAACAGGCCTGTATTTATTGGCGACGCTCCTATCACACTAGTTGACGCATTAAACCAAACCAAGAGATGGGATGTGGGCCTCCTCGAGGTTTCCATATCCAAATACAACCCATTAACTTTTGGGGTCAAGAGTATGGGGCTACTAACGGGCCTTTGCTATACCTACTATGCTTTTTTGCCAATTTTATCAATTCCAATCACCATATATGCATTTTTGCCTCAATTCACCCTTCTCAACGGAATCTCCATCTTCCCAGAG GTCTCGAATAAATGGTTCATCGTGTATGTTTTTCTATTTATGGGGGCTTATGGACAAGATTGTTTGGACTTCATGTTAGCTGAAGAGACCTTTCAGAAGTGGTGGAGTGACCAACGGATGTGGATGTTGAGGGGGGTGACAACCCATCTTTTCGGGTCAATTGAGTTTGCCTCCAAGCACCTAGGCATAGCTACACAAGGGTTTAGCATAACTAGCAAAGTGGAAGATAATGAACAAAGAAAGAGGTATGATCAAGGCACCTTTGAGTTTGGAGTCCATTCGCCTATGTTTGTATCGCTCGCAGTGGTTGCAATCATCAACTTCACGGCTTTCTTTGGAGGGTCGATTAAAGTATTTCTCACAGGTACTGGTAACGCAAACCAATTGTTTGTTCAAATGTTCATTGCTGGCTTTGTGGTTGTTAACTGTTGGCCAGTGTATGATGCCATGGTGTTGAGGACTGATAAAGGGAGGATACCTGCCAAAACCACCATCATTTCCATATGTTTGTCTTTGACTTTTTATGTAGTGGCTTCTTTTATGCTCAACCATCCTTTACTTagttga